The genomic DNA CGCGTAGCGGCGGTCGTCTATCTCTTCGGCCGACACCGTGGGTGGCCCTGCGGCGGTCAGCCTTCGGGCTTCGGCGGCGAGGTGCGTCCCGACTCCGTCCTTGTCGAAGAGGAGGATCCCGTCGGCGCACATCCAGAGCAGTGGTGACCGGCGCTTGCGTACCTCACGCTGGGTGTACGCGTGCCACGTCGCTTCGGTGTGCACGAACATCTCCACCGGCCACTCATCCCTCCGCAGGCTTGCCCGGTACGGGGCGGGGGATCCGTGAAGGAGCACCACGATGTCGAGGTCCGACATCGCCGTGCGGCGGCCAGTCACGACACTGCCTCCTAAGAACGCAGCCCGAGCGACAGGGTGATGTTCCTCAACAACGGCACGCGCTGCATCAATCGCATCCATGCAGCAACTATCAGCGCTCCGCTTGGCGTGCGCACGGAAGATTCTTCGCAGAAGATGTCCCGCAGCTACATCGTGACTGGGGCGGGACTTACTCCGAGGCTCCAGCCGCACTCGGCCAGCCCGTCTCACGGACGCGGTCGACCGGAGGCCGGCACGCGGCCTGATCGATGGCGGTCTCTCAGGGCATGGACAGGCTCAAGATCCGCCATCGAGATGAGAGCGAGCCGCTTGAACAAAGTCTGTTCGCACTTCATGGAACCGAAGCCACCGACCGTGCGGGAAACGCTCCAGGGCCTCGCTCAGCGACAGCTGCTGACTGTAGGTGAACAGGAGGGCGCCAGCATCGGATGCGGATAGCAGGCCCAAGGCAACGATTTGGCGGCCGACCTGCTGACCGTACTCCGTGCGGCCTGGATCTTGGGAGTCCATCGCCTGCAGCTCGCGTAGGGAACTGAGAATCGCAGCGATCAGTTGATCATGATCCGAGAGAGCTTCCAGCTGCTCACGCTCCCCGGCTTCTTGGAGCTCCCTCATCGATCGCGTAGCAATGAGTGTCTGTTCCAACTCGAAGATCGTGTTGACTGTGGAGCCTTGTAGGACGTAGCCCTTCGAGACGATTTCCTCGGGCCCTTCGAGCTCGATCTTGCGATAAGCGTCCGTCGCTCTCACGGAGCGAGCATAGGTATCTTCGAGCGCCAGCTCGGCCTCCGGCAGCTCTTCATCGGCGAGATGGCCTGTCACGACTTCGGCAGAAAGCCGGAACTCATCCACAGCGCCGAGATATTCGACCCACACATCGCGCCTTACGGTCCGACGCCACTGTGTGTTCTGGTCTCGGCCCTGCGCCCTGACCGCTTCTATGGCTGCGTTCGCCTGCTCTCGCATACTGCGTGCCTGCCAGCGGGCCCCGAACAGGCCAAGCGCCACACCTGTCACCGCGATCAGTGCCGCGAGTATGGCGGCTACACCCTGATCCATCTCGGCATTATGTCATGCCGAGTATCACGCCGAAGGGTGAGCCTGCTGCTCTGGCGGCACAAGCGGTAAAGCGGACGATGGAGCAGGAGCGGATCCGCAAGAAGCTCAGGTCCGCTGAGGGCCCGCCACTCGGCGTGGGCTGGACAAGGGCGTCGCACGGATCCGTCACTCTGAGCCCGGTCAGCAAGGATCTGCCAACCCGAATGGGGTCGAGTGAGAATCCGCGAGCTTGAACGTGACAGAAGAACCAGCCAGTCTCAGATTCGCGGCCGATCGGCCGCCGAGTGGCCAGCAACCGTGAAATTCGGCCCTGGAATCTGACATCCCACAAGAGGAGCCTGTCTCAGTTCGCCGGGGGCAGACAAGAAAGAGTCGCGAAGGACTGGCCAGCGGGCGCAGATGGATGTCAACGTAGACGACCTTCCGGAACCCCAGGTCAGAGAGGTATTCGCCGTGAACTTCCCATCCACGAGCCCCGGTTTCTCCACCGCCACCGATGCCCTGAAAGTGCACACCTGGCAGCTTGGCCCGGGCCAGCCCACGCTAGTGCTGGATCAGTTCTCTGCCGAGGATTTCCACATGGTTGTGGACGACCGCGCCGACGTTCACGTCAATTCGAAGGACGGCCGGTTCTACTTGGGCTGGTTTCCGCTCGGCCGTCCCGGGGGCGACGGCGAAGGCTGGAAGATCGCCGTCACCGGCACCACGAAAGTGCCTGGCTACAGCATCTCCTTCGACGCCGCGACGCCGGCCGACATCGTCGCCGCCACTGTGACGTGCGTGCTGGAAACCGCCCATCCTCGGTAGGCAGGGAAGTCGGCGTTAGCCGAACTGGCGTCTCCTGGCTCATGCGCGGGTGGCGATCCGTACCCGTCAGCCGATTGCCCGGAAGCAAGACGATGTCCCGCACCCAGCCCTTGGAGGCGCCCTGTATTCCAACCCTCGGCTCAACCCGTCCACCCCGAACCGGGGCGCTCTGCCTGCGTACTGGGTCGGCCCCCGGCACCTGGCCGGCGACGACGGATGTCTCTACGACGTCGTTGCGGACACTCTCGCCGGCTTCGGCTGGACAAGCCTGACAACCGTCCGCGGGCGACGTGAGCTCGACGAGTCGCTGGAGGACCGCCAGGTCCTGCGTAGCACCGTCCTGCACATCAGTCCCGACGCCCGTCGGTGGGCTCAGTGGACGCTGTCGGACGAGCCGTTTCACCTCGGTGGGCTGCCGATCGCGTGGCAGATCTCTGCCCGCTCGGATGCGAGCAGGTCGCTCGCGGACTGGTCTGCCTACTTCACCTCCGGCATCCCCGGCGAGGCCATCGCCGACTTTCTTCTCGCGCTCGATGTATGAGGTGATCCCACCGACGTGGCCGCCAATCCCGAGACCGTTCTCGATGCGGTGTCCGCGCATGGTTGGCTCCGCGACGCCGATCAACCGCATGCGGCGGCGATGCATCCCACCTTCACCTCACGCCTCGGCCTTGGCGAGCTGCCACCGCTCATCCAGGATGCCGATCCCTGTGCCCTGATCGTCGAGGGCGATGTGCCAGGGGTGGCGGGTTGGCAGGCGTGGGCCGAGCTGGGCTCGGGTGCTCCGTGCCTGTGGGCTGCGTCGTTCAGCTCCAGCGTGCCGCACGGCCTTGTTGCCGCGTTTGCCTCCTCGCTCAGCTCCACCGCACCGGTGCTACGCCGGGTGTTGCCGGAGAGCTCACGGGACCGGCTCCTGTGTGCCCCTGCCTGCTGATCAGTACTCCCGCGCGATGAAGCCGGGCCCCCGTTCGGGAGGCCCGGCTTCGCGCTGCACTGGCAGCTTCCGTGGCTGGTGGACAGTTACCGGGGCGGGCTGACGTCAGTACTGGATGCGGTGTCAGCTCGTGGGCGTCGCGGGGAGATGGTTCCTATGTGACCTTCCTTGACTGCGATTACCGGGTGGGTGAGGCTCTGCCGGGTCAGCTTCTTGCTCTGGCCGGTGAGTGACGCTCCCGGTGTGAGAAGGCGTAAGGGGTGAACGGGCGTATCGGTTCGTCCGCGAGGGCGAGCAGGCGATTGAACTCCGCCATTTCGGTCTCGCTCATGAGCGCGACTGCGTTTCCGAGCTTCTTCTCGGTGAGCTGCTCCATGAACGGGGCAAGGAAGCGCTGTGTGACGTCAGGGGCGTCGCATATCTCATGCACGTATTTCATGTACTGCGTGTGCTGCGCACTCAGCTCTTCGACTTCGGCGCGGGTTGCGCTGTCGGCAAGGGCCTGTTCCTCCTCGCTGAAAGGGCGACCGTCGCGGTGGGACCACGTGCCGGTGTCTTTTCGGGGCTGGAAGTCCGAGTCGCAGAGAAGGGCGAAAATCCAGGGATTGAAGTCGGGATTGGCCATACGGGTGTCGTGCTCCTCATGGATCGCTTGGGGCCCATCAATGGTCTGGAGAATCACCGGTTTGGCTAACCGACGATCGTCGGCTATGTTGCGCCCGCTTTTCCGGGTCAGGGCCGACGGCTGGAGTGGTTCGCTGCCCTGGCCGCCGGTGGTGTGGCGGGGTTTGACGGCGAGGCGCGTCGGCTGTCTCGGGCGGTCGTCGCCGGAGGGCTTTCGGGCGCGGCAGGCAGATGGGCGCTTCGGCGCAGGCGCCAGACGAGGACGTCGCTGATGGAGTCGGCGGTGTCGAGCTCGCGACGGTGGGTGGCTTCGGCGAGCAGTGCGGCCGGGTCTTGGCCTGCCTGCCGGGCGTCGGCGAGCGTGGCGGACAGGGCCGGCCAGCCGGGCTCGGCCTCGATTCGATCCGCGAGCTCCGGCAGCACGTGGTGCAGGAGATCGGCGTGCCGCTGCCGGATCTGCGGCGTCAGACGCTGGCCACGCTGGCGGAGGGCGGCGATGGGGTGGGCTGCGGCGGCCTGGTAGGCGGCGCGCAGGTGCTCGGCGGCTTGCCGGGCCGCAGCGGCTTGCTGGCCGTGGTGCTTCCTGGCGTGCCAGTTGGCCGCAGTGATCGCGAGGAAGACGGCCATGTCGATGACCATCGCCGTGGTGGCTCCGTCTTCGCCGCGGCCGAGGGCGGGGCCGCTGTGGACGAGATCGTGGGCGGCCTGTCGCAGGGCGTGGTCATGCCCGCGTACGGCACGGATGTGGGAGCGGCTGGCCCGCTCGAACGCGAAGGCCGCCTGCCGGAGTTCAGCACGGGTGTGGACGGCAGAGGTCTTGGCGAGTGCGTCCAGGACTTCTCCCGCCGCAGCGATCTGCGCTGCTGCCATGCCGTCGTCACCGTGATCAATGATCAGCAGAGCCTGCCAGGTGGCAGCAGCAGCCCGGCGCCGAGCGAACGCGGGATGGGTCACCGGTGGCAGAGCGGGCTGCACCGGCTCACGCTCGCCCTCGGTGTCCGCCTCCGCGTGAAGGGCCCAGCGTTCGCGTATGCGAGGCAGGGACAGGTCGGGGGCGAGTGTGGAGCCGGCGTAGAAGACCGGCTCGTCGTCCTTGTTGCGGTCGTCAGGCAGCGCGACCTTGTAGCCGAGCAGGTCGCCCGACGGTGCGATGCGCTTGCGGATCAGCAGACCGTCGGCGGCCAGACGGTCGAAGAACTCATCCGTGGAGGCAGCGCCGGCCGAGGCAGTGCGTACGGTCTCGCGTAGCTTCTCCCTCGCCGTGCGCTCTTGCCCTTGCCGTTCGGCCTTGTGGCGCTCGGCGCTGGTGGGGCGCTTGGCCGCAGTGCCGTCGCCGGGGGCGACACGGTGCAGGTCGTAGTCGGCTTCGATGAGGCGGGCAGCGGCCTGTGCGCGTTGGCCGGAGCGGTGGTGGTTGGGGCGGTGGCCGTCCTCGCGTACGAGGGTGGCGATGATGTGGATGTGGTCGTCGGCGTGACGGACGGCGGCCCACCGGCACCCGGCGTCGTCTACGCCGCCGGGGTCGATGCCGGTGGCGGCCACGATGCGCCGGGCGATGTCGCCCCACTCCTCGTCGCTGAGAATGGGGTCGGTGCCTGCTGCGCGTACGGAGCAGTGCCACACGTGCTGGTCGGGTCGCTGGCCTTCGTCGAGCAGGTGCAGTGGCTGGTCGAGAAGCAGCTGGAGATCCTCTTTCGTCGCGGAGGGGTCGCGGCCGGGGTCGGGTGCCATGGAGTCGAAGGAAGCGACCAGGTGCGGGTCGACGTGCTCCTCGCGGGTGCCTTTGCCGTAGAGGTAGTTGAGCAGCCCGCGGGTGCTGCTGCCTTGCTTGTGGATGCGGGGGATCAAGCGGTCTCGTCTTTCTGCCGGTTGTTGATCCGCTCGACGGCCGCCCTGGTCGCGGTGGCCGCGTGGCGGACGGCGGCGAGGGTTTCCTCAATGCGGGCGATATCGCCGCCGGAGTTGAGGGCCTTGGTCATCTGGTTGAGGTTGCTGCCGGCCCAGCCGAGCTTGCGTCCGGTGGCGAAGAGCTCGGTGAGGATGTCCTGCTCGGCGGCGATGGTTGCGGCGGTGCGGGTCTGGTCGCGGGCGGCGGCCAAGGCGGAGTGGGCGAGGAAGCCGGCGACGCTCATGCCGACGGCGTCGGCGCCGGCCTGGATGACTGTGTGTTCGCGTTCGTTGAGTCGGACGCTCTGGGCGGGACGCTGCTTCTTGTCGCGCGGTCGCGATTTTCCCTTGGGGCTGCGCTTGCGGACGGCCGTAGTCGGATGCGATCCGCCCCCGGTCGCAGCCTTTCCGTCCGGCGCCCCCTGGCGCTGGTCGGACCCCGCCACCCCCGGGGCGGGGCCGGGTTCGGATGCTCCCCCTGCGGGGGAGTGTCCGAACCTCCA from Streptomyces sp. NBC_00654 includes the following:
- a CDS encoding nucleotidyltransferase domain-containing protein, with amino-acid sequence MDAIDAARAVVEEHHPVARAAFLGGSVVTGRRTAMSDLDIVVLLHGSPAPYRASLRRDEWPVEMFVHTEATWHAYTQREVRKRRSPLLWMCADGILLFDKDGVGTHLAAEARRLTAAGPPTVSAEEIDDRRYAITDLLDDLVGSTDQGERLFIATELVRRAGELALAASGTWNGGGKWLARRLETPAPGLSMRLHDGLREVLAGRIEPLAAVVDEVLEQVGGRLWVGYQRGGTP
- a CDS encoding DUF317 domain-containing protein; the encoded protein is MNFPSTSPGFSTATDALKVHTWQLGPGQPTLVLDQFSAEDFHMVVDDRADVHVNSKDGRFYLGWFPLGRPGGDGEGWKIAVTGTTKVPGYSISFDAATPADIVAATVTCVLETAHPR
- a CDS encoding relaxase/mobilization nuclease domain-containing protein — translated: MIPRIHKQGSSTRGLLNYLYGKGTREEHVDPHLVASFDSMAPDPGRDPSATKEDLQLLLDQPLHLLDEGQRPDQHVWHCSVRAAGTDPILSDEEWGDIARRIVAATGIDPGGVDDAGCRWAAVRHADDHIHIIATLVREDGHRPNHHRSGQRAQAAARLIEADYDLHRVAPGDGTAAKRPTSAERHKAERQGQERTAREKLRETVRTASAGAASTDEFFDRLAADGLLIRKRIAPSGDLLGYKVALPDDRNKDDEPVFYAGSTLAPDLSLPRIRERWALHAEADTEGEREPVQPALPPVTHPAFARRRAAAATWQALLIIDHGDDGMAAAQIAAAGEVLDALAKTSAVHTRAELRQAAFAFERASRSHIRAVRGHDHALRQAAHDLVHSGPALGRGEDGATTAMVIDMAVFLAITAANWHARKHHGQQAAAARQAAEHLRAAYQAAAAHPIAALRQRGQRLTPQIRQRHADLLHHVLPELADRIEAEPGWPALSATLADARQAGQDPAALLAEATHRRELDTADSISDVLVWRLRRSAHLPAAPESPPATTARDSRRASPSNPATPPAARAANHSSRRP
- the mobC gene encoding plasmid mobilization relaxosome protein MobC translates to MSVAGFLAHSALAAARDQTRTAATIAAEQDILTELFATGRKLGWAGSNLNQMTKALNSGGDIARIEETLAAVRHAATATRAAVERINNRQKDETA